In Candidatus Manganitrophus noduliformans, a single genomic region encodes these proteins:
- a CDS encoding type II toxin-antitoxin system RelE/ParE family toxin, with product MAKRPYAIAWTNPALQSLLEIAQYIQADNPTAARKLVKQIKTKVSRLARFPKSGRFVPEFPSSGLRELIVENYRIIYRILPGKSAVQILTVRHGARSFTFPKPSSPEGARPDDDK from the coding sequence ATGGCTAAGCGGCCTTACGCCATTGCCTGGACGAATCCTGCGCTTCAGAGCTTATTGGAAATTGCGCAGTATATCCAAGCCGACAATCCTACCGCAGCCAGAAAGCTCGTCAAACAGATCAAAACAAAGGTTTCCCGCCTGGCTCGGTTTCCGAAATCAGGCCGCTTCGTACCGGAATTTCCTTCCTCTGGTCTCCGCGAGTTGATCGTAGAGAACTACCGCATTATTTACAGGATCTTACCCGGAAAATCAGCGGTCCAGATCCTTACCGTGCGTCACGGTGCGAGATCCTTTACTTTCCCAAAGCCCTCATCGCCTGAAGGAGCGCGTCCCGACGATGATAAATAA
- a CDS encoding response regulator encodes MPSPKEIKNSGIEILIAEDSPTQAEALKLILERHGYQVTIAANGRKAVAAVYERKPAVIISDIMMPEMDGYAFCKAVKSDERIKDIPVILVTTLTDPRDIVKGLECGADNFIRKPYDEKYLLSRIDCLLMNRELRKSEKVRFGMEISLMGQRHNITSERQQILDLLISTYEQAVHINEELEARQKELAHSSQVLHGLYRIAEGLNRCTSEQEVADKALERAMELPGVQAGWFSLRDGVSGFHVAAVRGVPPSLELPGAMEGDCLCRRKLLSHDLGHVTNILECERLQKVKDDLHGLRGHASIPLNIGDQTLGVMNLAGPDRGLFDDDDLKVLYSVGNQVAIALERARLHARVLDRTAQLEAANKELEAFSYSVSHDLRAPLRHISGFAEMLKENQGAASDEESQRCINTIMNSSKKMERLIDDLLAFSRMAKTEMHLEKVNLDQLVQEVIKDLQPEIERREIAWVIGPLPDVEGDGAMLRQVWVNLIGNAVKYTGTRVKAEIEIGSRPAGQEPLFFVRDNGVGFDPQYADKLFGVFQRLHRSDEFEGTGIGLANVRRIVHRHGGRTWAEGRVNGGAVFYFSLLSRDRHSLE; translated from the coding sequence ATGCCGTCCCCAAAAGAAATCAAGAACAGTGGTATCGAGATCCTGATTGCCGAGGACAGTCCGACGCAGGCCGAAGCGCTGAAACTCATCCTCGAGCGACACGGTTACCAAGTGACGATCGCGGCCAACGGCCGAAAGGCGGTTGCCGCGGTTTACGAACGGAAGCCGGCGGTCATCATCAGCGATATTATGATGCCTGAAATGGATGGATATGCCTTCTGTAAGGCGGTCAAATCCGACGAGCGGATTAAAGACATCCCGGTGATCCTGGTGACGACGCTGACCGATCCGAGAGACATCGTCAAGGGATTGGAATGCGGCGCCGACAATTTCATTCGTAAACCGTATGACGAGAAGTACCTGTTGTCGCGGATCGACTGTCTCCTCATGAACCGGGAGCTGCGCAAAAGTGAAAAGGTGCGGTTCGGGATGGAGATCAGTCTCATGGGCCAACGGCATAATATCACCTCGGAACGGCAGCAGATTCTCGATCTGCTCATTTCGACCTACGAGCAAGCGGTCCATATCAACGAGGAGCTGGAGGCCCGGCAGAAGGAGCTCGCGCATTCAAGCCAAGTGCTCCACGGCTTGTACCGCATCGCTGAGGGTCTCAACCGGTGTACGAGTGAGCAGGAAGTGGCCGATAAGGCGTTGGAGCGTGCAATGGAATTGCCCGGCGTTCAAGCGGGATGGTTCTCTCTTCGGGACGGGGTGTCCGGTTTCCATGTCGCCGCGGTCCGAGGCGTGCCTCCTTCGCTGGAGCTTCCCGGTGCCATGGAAGGAGATTGCCTCTGTCGCCGAAAACTCCTCTCCCACGATCTGGGCCACGTGACGAACATTCTCGAATGCGAGCGGCTCCAGAAGGTGAAAGACGATCTGCATGGGTTGCGCGGCCATGCCAGCATTCCTTTGAATATCGGCGACCAGACGTTAGGGGTGATGAACTTGGCGGGACCGGATCGGGGATTGTTTGACGACGACGATCTGAAAGTATTGTACAGCGTCGGGAATCAAGTTGCCATCGCGCTGGAGCGGGCGCGGCTGCATGCGCGGGTCCTCGACCGCACCGCGCAATTAGAGGCGGCGAATAAAGAACTGGAAGCCTTCTCCTACTCGGTATCGCACGATCTAAGGGCGCCGCTGCGCCATATCAGCGGATTCGCTGAAATGCTCAAAGAGAACCAAGGGGCGGCGTCGGACGAAGAGAGCCAACGCTGCATCAACACCATCATGAATTCGTCAAAGAAAATGGAGCGATTGATCGACGATCTGCTGGCCTTCTCACGGATGGCGAAGACCGAGATGCATCTCGAAAAAGTAAATCTGGATCAACTCGTCCAAGAAGTGATCAAAGATTTACAACCGGAGATCGAGCGCCGCGAGATCGCCTGGGTAATCGGTCCCCTGCCGGACGTGGAGGGAGATGGGGCGATGTTGCGGCAGGTCTGGGTCAATCTAATCGGCAATGCGGTGAAGTATACCGGGACCCGCGTGAAAGCCGAGATTGAGATCGGCAGCCGGCCGGCGGGGCAGGAGCCGCTTTTTTTTGTTCGAGACAATGGGGTGGGATTTGACCCGCAGTATGCCGACAAGCTCTTCGGCGTGTTCCAGAGGCTGCACCGATCGGACGAGTTTGAGGGAACCGGGATTGGACTGGCCAACGTCCGTCGGATCGTCCACCGCCATGGAGGCCGGACCTGGGCCGAGGGAAGGGTGAACGGCGGCGCGGTCTTTTATTTTTCCTTGCTCAGCAGAGACAGGCATTCCCTTGAGTGA
- a CDS encoding ISNCY family transposase produces MEDILVMRSKEARRLHIIEQVIEKQLTQQQAAEHLGLSVRQIRRLEKRLSEEGERGLCHRSRGRPSNRRIAPKRKEKILVLYSEQYAGFGPTLAAEKLSERDKIAISDETLRLWLAAEGVVYPSRKRRPHRRWRQRRAQWGELLQMDGSHHDWLEGRGPHCVLMAYIDDATSRVYARFYEYEGTYPAMDSFRRYIRQYGVPLGIYLDKHSSYKSTAKQTEEEQLLDSKPMSQFQRSLAELGVEVIHADSPQAKGRIERLFRTFQDRLIKEMRLEKIASIEEANRFLEKYLLIYNKRFEVAPAKAADLHRTAPPARELDRILCIKSERVLRKDWTLCYEGKLYQIQENIRAERLCIEERLDGSLHLMHQGRSLRYSEILTRPVKVQPPANRSQTPKSSTPCSEHPWRKFQFGRAEKRVPTPPT; encoded by the coding sequence TTGGAGGATATTTTGGTGATGAGGAGCAAGGAAGCCAGACGGCTGCATATTATCGAGCAGGTGATTGAGAAGCAACTGACGCAGCAGCAAGCGGCGGAGCATCTGGGGTTAAGCGTGCGGCAGATCCGCAGGCTTGAGAAGCGGCTGTCAGAGGAAGGGGAGCGGGGGCTGTGTCATCGCAGCCGAGGCAGGCCCTCGAACCGTCGGATTGCGCCTAAGCGCAAAGAGAAGATCTTGGTGCTCTACAGCGAGCAGTATGCGGGCTTTGGGCCGACGCTTGCGGCCGAGAAGCTCTCTGAGCGAGATAAGATTGCCATCAGCGATGAGACGCTGCGACTGTGGCTGGCAGCAGAAGGAGTTGTCTATCCGAGCAGGAAGAGGCGGCCGCATCGGCGATGGAGACAGAGAAGAGCGCAATGGGGGGAGCTGTTGCAGATGGACGGCTCGCATCACGATTGGCTGGAAGGCAGAGGCCCGCACTGTGTGCTGATGGCCTACATCGACGATGCCACCAGCCGCGTGTATGCCCGCTTCTATGAGTACGAAGGCACCTACCCTGCCATGGACAGCTTTCGGCGCTACATCCGGCAGTATGGGGTTCCCTTGGGGATCTACCTCGACAAGCACTCGAGCTACAAATCGACTGCCAAGCAGACCGAAGAAGAGCAGCTATTGGATAGTAAGCCGATGAGCCAATTTCAGAGAAGTCTTGCTGAATTGGGGGTCGAAGTCATCCATGCGGACTCCCCGCAGGCCAAAGGGAGAATTGAGCGGCTCTTTCGCACCTTTCAGGACCGGCTGATTAAGGAGATGCGGCTAGAGAAGATCGCCAGCATTGAAGAGGCAAATCGCTTCTTAGAGAAGTATCTTCTGATCTACAACAAGCGATTCGAGGTTGCCCCCGCCAAGGCGGCAGACCTGCATCGGACGGCTCCCCCAGCAAGAGAGTTGGATCGGATTCTCTGCATTAAGAGCGAGCGGGTACTGAGGAAGGATTGGACGCTCTGCTATGAAGGCAAGCTGTATCAGATTCAGGAGAATATCCGGGCAGAGAGGCTCTGCATCGAAGAGCGACTGGACGGCTCGTTGCATCTGATGCATCAAGGCAGGAGTCTTCGCTACTCAGAGATTCTCACCCGACCGGTCAAAGTGCAGCCCCCTGCCAACAGGAGCCAAACCCCCAAGAGCAGCACGCCTTGCTCGGAGCATCCGTGGAGGAAGTTTCAGTTCGGTCGGGCAGAAAAAAGAGTGCCCACCCCACCCACCTAA
- a CDS encoding type II toxin-antitoxin system Phd/YefM family antitoxin: protein MKAKLTEDIIPVTDFRTNAAELLEKIKKTRRPLILTQRGRSAAVVEDMKEYEDRLERLELLEAIVRGLQAAERGEVVSHKDAMRRLDSLLNG, encoded by the coding sequence ATGAAAGCAAAACTGACTGAGGATATCATTCCCGTAACCGATTTTCGCACCAATGCGGCTGAGCTGCTTGAGAAGATTAAAAAAACGCGCCGTCCACTGATCCTGACACAGAGGGGCCGGTCCGCCGCAGTTGTTGAGGATATGAAGGAGTATGAGGATCGACTCGAGCGCTTGGAACTGCTGGAGGCAATCGTCCGAGGGCTTCAGGCGGCCGAGCGAGGCGAAGTGGTCTCGCACAAGGATGCGATGCGGCGACTGGATTCGCTGCTAAATGGCTAA
- a CDS encoding lytic transglycosylase domain-containing protein has protein sequence MRKSKRTMQNGLGRPILSETTPRADTLRRRRASRRFFTAAILLLFLVSSKNVEAFCFDEAGRMFAISPKLLEAIARHESRLDPEAINRNANGTYDYGLMQINSSWADHLGESIWKSLSNPCQNVKVGAWILSGCITQYGYNWTAVGCYNARSDQKRRKYERFIYRMLRSMVEMDSRSASR, from the coding sequence ATGAGAAAGTCAAAACGAACGATGCAAAATGGCCTCGGGCGGCCGATTCTCTCGGAGACAACACCCCGCGCAGATACCCTCAGACGCAGGCGGGCCTCGCGGCGGTTCTTCACGGCGGCGATTCTACTTCTCTTTCTCGTCTCGTCCAAAAATGTGGAGGCATTCTGCTTCGACGAAGCGGGCCGGATGTTCGCGATCTCTCCGAAGCTACTCGAGGCGATCGCCCGCCATGAATCGCGGCTGGACCCCGAAGCGATCAACCGGAATGCAAACGGGACCTATGACTACGGGCTGATGCAGATCAACTCGTCATGGGCGGACCATCTGGGTGAGAGTATTTGGAAATCGCTCAGCAATCCGTGCCAGAACGTAAAGGTGGGCGCCTGGATTCTCTCAGGATGCATTACGCAATACGGCTACAACTGGACCGCAGTTGGTTGTTATAACGCGCGAAGCGATCAGAAGAGAAGGAAATACGAACGGTTCATATACCGGATGCTTCGTTCCATGGTGGAGATGGATTCTCGGTCGGCAAGTCGTTAG
- a CDS encoding SPFH domain-containing protein, translating to MASVALFILVAGFLLLIAVLGMRIVQQAETIVIERLGSYHRDLKSGINFIIPLLDKPREIDWRYAVTDIDGRTIIKKERISRIDLRETVYDFPKQAVITKDNVQIDINAVLYFQITDPVKTVYEIANLPDAIEKLTQTTLRNLIGELDLDATLSSRDQINKKLRTTLDDVTGKWGIKVNRVELQDIIPPASIRDAMEAQMRAERAKRAAVLESEGMKQSRILEAEGIKTAEITKAEGFKESQVLIAEGEAEARQKAAEGEAKAIAQIINATKESPDQNAIQYLIAMRYLEASKTILGGEKSKLIMVPYEATGILSALGGIRELLNGSKRKVEQP from the coding sequence ATGGCTAGCGTCGCTCTCTTTATCCTGGTTGCCGGATTTCTCCTTCTTATTGCGGTTCTCGGCATGAGGATCGTGCAACAGGCGGAGACGATTGTGATTGAACGCCTCGGCTCCTATCATCGAGATCTTAAATCCGGAATCAACTTTATCATCCCTTTGCTTGACAAGCCGCGGGAGATCGACTGGCGCTATGCCGTCACCGATATCGATGGAAGAACGATCATCAAAAAAGAACGGATCAGCCGGATCGATCTGAGGGAGACCGTCTATGATTTTCCAAAACAGGCGGTGATCACCAAAGATAATGTCCAGATCGACATTAATGCGGTTCTCTATTTTCAGATCACAGATCCTGTAAAGACGGTCTATGAGATCGCGAATCTGCCGGATGCGATTGAAAAACTAACACAGACGACGCTCAGAAACTTGATCGGAGAGCTGGATTTAGACGCAACGCTCTCTTCACGCGATCAGATCAATAAAAAGCTCAGGACTACCCTCGACGATGTGACAGGAAAGTGGGGAATCAAGGTCAATCGCGTTGAACTACAAGACATCATCCCTCCCGCGAGTATCCGGGATGCGATGGAGGCGCAAATGCGTGCGGAGCGAGCCAAGCGCGCCGCGGTCCTCGAATCGGAGGGAATGAAGCAATCCAGGATTCTCGAGGCAGAGGGGATCAAGACCGCGGAGATTACCAAAGCCGAAGGATTTAAAGAATCTCAGGTTCTCATCGCGGAGGGGGAAGCCGAGGCCCGCCAGAAGGCGGCAGAAGGAGAAGCGAAGGCAATCGCGCAAATCATCAATGCGACCAAGGAATCGCCGGACCAAAATGCCATCCAGTATCTCATCGCCATGCGATACCTGGAAGCCTCGAAGACGATCCTCGGAGGGGAGAAGAGCAAGCTCATCATGGTTCCTTACGAAGCCACCGGCATCCTATCGGCCCTGGGTGGAATCCGGGAGCTCTTGAACGGAAGCAAGAGGAAGGTGGAACAACCCTAA
- a CDS encoding NfeD family protein, with protein sequence MDFAPWQIWFIAGILLLAAEIFTAGFALAGAGVGCLAAALAAGLELGFAAQSFTFFIVSAAFLYTVKPIVEKYFYLPAGRQKTNAEALIGQKGRVCERIDPEIGRGRVLVGGDDWKAISEKNAPIELNEVIEVIHVQGTELTVKKAHLNGVQNG encoded by the coding sequence ATGGATTTCGCACCTTGGCAGATCTGGTTCATCGCGGGAATACTCCTTCTGGCCGCCGAAATATTCACGGCCGGGTTCGCACTCGCCGGCGCCGGGGTCGGCTGCCTCGCCGCCGCGCTCGCAGCCGGGTTGGAACTTGGTTTTGCCGCGCAGAGTTTCACGTTCTTTATCGTCTCAGCTGCGTTCCTCTACACGGTCAAGCCGATCGTGGAGAAATATTTCTATCTTCCTGCCGGCCGCCAAAAAACGAACGCCGAAGCTTTAATCGGCCAAAAGGGAAGAGTATGTGAACGAATCGACCCGGAGATCGGCCGCGGGCGGGTGCTTGTCGGAGGTGATGACTGGAAAGCGATCTCGGAAAAGAATGCGCCGATAGAGCTCAATGAAGTGATCGAGGTAATCCATGTCCAAGGAACTGAATTGACCGTAAAGAAAGCCCATTTAAATGGAGTCCAAAATGGCTAG
- a CDS encoding disulfide isomerase DsbC N-terminal domain-containing protein has product MGSRNRLAGCFLALLVGCSAADDFQGCVIPPVGRPSLVEVERAFLGRHPQFGFREVKATAIPGLFEVDTEENTVYFYPESGHLLVGTLYPPDEIFSKASALPGGEGSS; this is encoded by the coding sequence ATGGGGAGTCGAAATAGGCTGGCCGGGTGTTTTCTCGCCCTGCTGGTCGGATGCAGCGCGGCCGATGATTTCCAGGGGTGCGTTATCCCTCCGGTCGGTCGCCCCTCGCTCGTCGAGGTAGAGCGCGCTTTCCTCGGACGCCATCCTCAGTTTGGATTCAGAGAAGTGAAGGCGACCGCGATCCCGGGCCTGTTTGAGGTCGATACGGAAGAGAATACGGTCTACTTCTATCCGGAGTCCGGGCATCTTCTCGTGGGGACGCTCTACCCACCCGACGAGATTTTCTCAAAGGCCTCGGCGTTGCCCGGCGGTGAGGGATCTTCGTGA
- a CDS encoding conjugal transfer protein TraG N-terminal domain-containing protein: protein MNRTLRLVSLAATLLLLLPETSFADETIYTWGYGDIIAQVLNGTKWLIGTGDFIGLFKIVALLSLVYVIVTYSGNLFTRADPFMLPKVYIAQILVWSLFTAVKTDVVIIDRQNAAYDQVITEVPIGVARPIAWFSLLQKVMGERMETVFSLPDDLKYTNSGFFSGIGALLQAGQQRIIDPYLYLSINAYVVDCVVPDVLDGTKNEGALVSSGTLWEDLGNTNPARTTLLYDSANTNGAVDHCLNAYTQLTGRLSTYITDTGLPYAGASLGGYSSLQLSNVIGVASPYFLNYTATGEGFLLQSISMNHLREGYASWAAAHGISATQLGYGSGKAEETVRQNLALTGILGSKYIPVLKGILTVILVTFIPLLILLLLTPMMGKVALGFLFTLLWLSLWQLGDVILNLIINVKASHFLTVSAGGNYIIRSKEIVDSSLLDYVNMAGSLYWMIPTMAAFVAGGFSFVALSAISGAAAGSIGGQAGGPAGEMAAGSASYGNLHYNSAKANRQDYSSYLGTGSAARFSAGSNTWDSTRAAHSYAQQTGSFSSPIQTSSISAATPVGEGFARDFQSGFQGRVGVMRGQKTDNGESAVYEKGSTFRSENGGVFSAASDLIVAKDGDGAEQIVSGSIQGYENGRERRMTISGGRIVEASTTDSQGSEEYKGGVLRKTGITDEENVGALKSDAEAAGMTRVAQAIAPGMKFEYQFSPSGALVAASLYRGEQAIQERVSYQEIDPRKGLVVDTQQGSFEFSSGTVSVRGGTVQIEGISNGMRMSLVGSLKDYAILPGPKSNGDGTFVFSADRGAALAEFNLGPDEPASPGAIRTNMLQDSQGDIRRVGLDVAKASMEEGMTLTGTFKPEQLKSLANVLEERGILPNIVEGLRNIADQGRSARVEGHYPSQGTMPGDLAVASGGSIASKDFVSSASGREHLHKDLEQEIIGAGFLLQNALQMALTDNPKLAKKVWEQGQHQSNPERFDRFQYDAAVAGTVSGLVNDWKVLMQHFQTDSMHAGGAVDVRAPGDFAMPIRPKGAAGLDYRTVETVNLVGAAYSRVLKDAVSEAEEKGLSDSRAFELIARRAGEFTRPLYQKVEEAKDLKQSALSVLSTVASYVDGWMHRQESQEGGSEKQSDRSR, encoded by the coding sequence ATGAACCGAACATTGCGGTTAGTCTCGCTTGCAGCGACTCTACTCCTTCTTCTTCCGGAAACCAGCTTCGCGGATGAGACGATCTACACCTGGGGCTACGGCGATATTATCGCGCAGGTCCTCAACGGAACGAAATGGCTGATCGGCACGGGCGATTTCATCGGCCTCTTCAAAATCGTCGCCCTGCTATCGCTGGTGTACGTGATCGTCACCTATTCCGGCAACCTGTTTACCAGAGCGGACCCTTTCATGCTTCCGAAGGTCTACATCGCGCAAATTCTGGTCTGGTCTCTGTTTACCGCCGTCAAGACCGATGTCGTCATTATTGATCGGCAGAACGCGGCCTACGACCAGGTCATCACCGAGGTCCCGATCGGCGTCGCGCGGCCGATCGCCTGGTTCTCGCTCCTGCAAAAAGTCATGGGAGAGCGGATGGAGACGGTCTTCTCGCTCCCGGATGATCTAAAATACACGAACTCCGGATTCTTCTCCGGGATCGGAGCGCTTCTTCAGGCGGGACAGCAGCGGATCATCGACCCTTATCTCTACCTCTCGATCAACGCGTATGTCGTCGACTGCGTCGTTCCGGACGTTTTGGATGGGACCAAAAACGAGGGCGCGCTGGTCTCCTCCGGCACCCTCTGGGAAGATCTCGGAAACACGAACCCGGCTCGAACCACCCTCCTCTATGACAGCGCGAATACCAACGGCGCCGTCGATCATTGCCTCAATGCGTACACGCAGCTCACCGGGCGGCTGAGCACCTATATCACCGACACCGGCCTTCCATACGCCGGCGCCTCGTTGGGCGGGTATTCTTCGCTGCAGCTGTCGAATGTTATCGGTGTCGCATCTCCTTATTTTCTGAATTACACCGCCACCGGAGAAGGCTTCCTTCTGCAGTCGATCTCGATGAATCACCTAAGAGAAGGGTATGCCAGCTGGGCGGCCGCGCACGGCATCTCCGCAACCCAGCTCGGCTATGGGAGCGGAAAAGCGGAGGAGACGGTCCGCCAGAACCTCGCGTTGACCGGCATCCTCGGCTCGAAATACATTCCGGTGTTGAAAGGGATCTTAACGGTCATTCTCGTCACATTCATCCCGCTCCTCATTCTGCTTCTTCTCACGCCGATGATGGGGAAGGTCGCTCTCGGTTTTCTCTTCACCCTTCTGTGGCTCTCCCTCTGGCAGTTGGGGGATGTAATCCTCAATCTGATCATCAATGTGAAGGCAAGCCATTTTCTCACGGTCTCGGCCGGAGGGAACTACATCATCCGGTCCAAAGAGATCGTCGACAGCAGTCTGCTCGACTATGTGAACATGGCCGGCTCTCTCTACTGGATGATTCCAACCATGGCCGCGTTTGTCGCCGGGGGTTTTTCATTCGTCGCCCTCTCCGCGATCAGCGGCGCGGCGGCGGGCTCGATCGGCGGCCAGGCGGGAGGACCCGCGGGGGAGATGGCCGCGGGGAGCGCCTCATACGGAAACCTCCATTACAACTCGGCGAAAGCAAACAGGCAGGATTATTCAAGCTACCTCGGAACCGGCAGCGCCGCGCGGTTCTCCGCCGGAAGCAACACCTGGGATTCAACACGCGCCGCACACAGCTACGCGCAACAGACAGGCTCATTCAGCAGCCCCATTCAGACCTCCTCGATCAGCGCCGCCACCCCTGTCGGAGAGGGATTCGCGCGTGATTTCCAAAGCGGCTTCCAGGGCCGAGTGGGAGTCATGCGGGGTCAGAAAACAGACAACGGAGAGTCGGCGGTTTACGAGAAAGGGAGCACGTTCCGCTCGGAAAACGGCGGCGTGTTTAGCGCCGCTTCCGATTTGATCGTAGCGAAAGACGGCGATGGGGCGGAGCAGATTGTGAGCGGGTCGATTCAGGGGTATGAGAACGGGCGCGAGAGAAGAATGACCATTTCGGGCGGCCGCATCGTGGAGGCCTCCACAACCGATAGCCAAGGCTCCGAAGAGTATAAAGGCGGCGTTCTCAGGAAGACGGGGATTACCGATGAAGAGAACGTCGGCGCGCTAAAGTCCGACGCGGAAGCGGCCGGCATGACGCGGGTGGCGCAGGCGATCGCGCCCGGCATGAAGTTTGAGTATCAATTCAGCCCTTCGGGGGCGCTTGTAGCCGCCTCCCTCTATCGCGGTGAGCAGGCGATCCAGGAGCGTGTCTCGTATCAGGAGATCGACCCCCGGAAGGGGCTGGTGGTTGACACGCAGCAGGGGAGTTTTGAATTCAGCAGCGGCACCGTTTCCGTTCGAGGCGGGACGGTCCAAATCGAAGGGATCTCCAACGGCATGCGGATGAGTTTGGTCGGAAGCCTTAAAGACTATGCGATCCTTCCTGGACCGAAGAGCAATGGGGACGGAACCTTTGTCTTCAGTGCCGATCGAGGTGCCGCCCTGGCTGAATTCAATCTCGGTCCGGACGAACCCGCTTCTCCTGGCGCCATTCGAACCAACATGCTCCAGGACAGTCAGGGGGACATCCGGCGGGTCGGGCTTGACGTCGCAAAAGCGTCCATGGAAGAGGGAATGACGCTCACGGGGACTTTTAAGCCGGAGCAGCTCAAGAGCTTGGCGAATGTTCTGGAGGAGCGCGGAATCCTTCCGAACATCGTCGAAGGGTTAAGAAATATCGCCGATCAGGGAAGATCGGCCCGCGTGGAGGGTCACTACCCCAGCCAAGGGACGATGCCAGGCGATCTTGCGGTCGCCAGCGGCGGCTCCATCGCATCGAAAGACTTTGTCAGCAGCGCGAGCGGGCGCGAGCATCTTCATAAGGATCTTGAGCAGGAGATCATCGGCGCCGGCTTCTTATTACAAAACGCCCTGCAGATGGCGCTCACCGACAATCCAAAACTGGCGAAGAAGGTCTGGGAGCAGGGTCAGCACCAGTCGAATCCCGAAAGATTCGATCGGTTCCAATATGACGCGGCGGTCGCCGGGACGGTCAGCGGCTTGGTCAACGACTGGAAGGTCCTCATGCAGCATTTCCAGACAGATTCGATGCATGCGGGGGGCGCCGTCGATGTGAGGGCTCCCGGGGACTTCGCCATGCCGATCCGGCCTAAAGGCGCGGCCGGCCTTGATTATCGCACGGTTGAAACCGTCAATCTGGTCGGCGCCGCCTATAGCCGTGTTTTAAAAGACGCGGTCTCGGAGGCGGAGGAGAAGGGGTTGTCTGATTCGCGAGCATTTGAGTTGATCGCGCGAAGGGCCGGAGAATTCACCCGGCCGCTTTACCAGAAGGTCGAAGAGGCAAAAGATTTAAAACAGAGCGCGCTGAGCGTCCTCTCCACCGTCGCCAGCTATGTTGACGGCTGGATGCATCGACAGGAGAGCCAAGAAGGCGGAAGCGAGAAGCAAAGTGACCGGAGCAGATGA
- a CDS encoding OmpA family protein — MVFGFDVPGTGIEHYLHVEQHVLVEHHQSISLHPLLKRPAVAIRLAPPEATNEASSDERTETARTKEVVLYFDRQSAEVRADERVKLDLFTQGDRVTLIGMASPEGSADQNRALSRRRAKAAEAMLLRRGVVIDRIVSTGAERCNEEEESAWKCRRVCVSERGICDGESK; from the coding sequence ATGGTCTTTGGATTCGACGTACCAGGTACGGGCATCGAACATTATCTACATGTCGAGCAGCATGTCCTCGTCGAGCATCACCAGTCGATCAGCCTGCATCCTTTATTAAAAAGACCGGCGGTGGCGATCAGATTGGCTCCGCCCGAAGCGACAAACGAGGCTTCTTCCGACGAGAGGACGGAGACGGCGCGGACAAAAGAAGTCGTTCTCTACTTTGATCGTCAGTCCGCTGAAGTCCGCGCCGACGAGCGCGTTAAGCTCGATCTATTCACCCAGGGAGATCGGGTGACTTTAATCGGAATGGCCTCGCCGGAGGGATCGGCGGATCAGAATCGCGCCCTCTCGCGCCGGCGGGCGAAGGCGGCCGAGGCGATGCTCTTGCGCCGGGGTGTCGTGATCGATCGCATCGTGAGTACCGGCGCGGAGCGCTGCAACGAGGAAGAAGAATCCGCCTGGAAGTGCCGGCGGGTGTGTGTCTCGGAAAGGGGGATCTGCGATGGGGAGTCGAAATAG
- a CDS encoding S26 family signal peptidase, with protein sequence MKISQPALSRKIKISAVFLAALIVFAALPVVYERLPYKIVATKDRSFPWRIWIESPPGSNYRTGEYVELRVFFQNRYVEHVRFLIKQVACRGGDYLRVEEGVFYCNGREIARAQFKDSAGRPLRIMTYDGTIPEKSYFVLASHPMSYDSRYYGLVDEKFIVHRMRPII encoded by the coding sequence ATGAAGATATCACAGCCCGCTTTGAGCAGAAAAATTAAGATCAGCGCGGTCTTTCTCGCCGCTCTGATTGTTTTCGCGGCTCTTCCCGTCGTCTACGAGCGGCTGCCTTACAAGATCGTGGCGACCAAAGATCGCTCATTTCCCTGGCGGATCTGGATTGAATCTCCGCCCGGAAGCAACTACCGGACGGGAGAGTATGTCGAATTGAGGGTCTTCTTTCAGAACCGATATGTGGAGCATGTTCGATTTTTGATAAAGCAGGTCGCCTGCCGAGGGGGGGATTATCTTCGGGTCGAAGAGGGGGTCTTCTACTGTAATGGGAGGGAAATCGCCAGAGCGCAATTCAAAGACAGCGCAGGCCGGCCCTTGCGGATCATGACATACGACGGAACGATCCCGGAGAAATCGTATTTCGTCTTGGCGTCGCATCCGATGAGCTATGACAGCCGCTATTACGGTTTGGTCGATGAGAAATTCATCGTTCACCGGATGCGGCCGATTATTTAG